The window agagtgaacttCCTTTTGGCCTTCACATGGCCTGCAGAGGATCTGATTGATGCAACTTCCCGTGGACCATGTGAAATGTGGaatatttcacaattttcaGAGGGTTGAATGTGATAGggtagtggttctcaaattgtGGCATGAGTACCGCTATTGGTACCTGGGCTCTATCTAGTGGTACATGAacaaatcactgaattaaatgttcaaattacaTAATACAGTGGCTTCAACTTTTTTGTctggtacagtacatttaagtaTAGTTcagttatacagtatttaacttagtaagtataatacattttcatgtaaGCTTTAATCGTTtaagatttacaaaaaaaatgttttaggtcTCATCTTttgaacttttatgtgcaatacattttaagttaattatCGTTGaagtagttttttgttgttgtttttctttttcttatttaagCGCAAATTCTGTccaagttatgaacagaatcggtgacaaagggcagccttggcggagtccaaccctcaccggaaacaagtccgacttactgccggcaatgcggaccaaactctgacaccggtcgtacagggaccgaacagcccgtcaCTGTCCTCATAttactgttattgtttattataGTTGTTATACTGTAGTTTTAGTGGTGTGTTAATGTGTCAGCGTTAAAGTTCTGTACATCAATCCAGAAGGACCAAATGGATTTTAAAAGGATCCGAAAAGTGTATTTTGTCCATCTCGTTTCAAACGTAAGAGTACCAGGCATTTATTTGAAGACGGTGTTCTAGACGAGACAAAATATATCATGATTTTGTGCAAAACACTCTCCAATCTCCAAATGTTGTAagttttctgttgttttctttgtgttttaaaatgagtAAAACACAAAATTTGAAGATACAGGATTTTTTATTGGACAGCAGAAAAATGCTCAATGCACTGTCTGCTGAATAGTCGACAGAGAATTGTTGCTCCCGTGATACCATGACAATTTAAGGTGTAACTGCCTTTCATTAGCAGTTTTCTCTGTTCCTTTAATGCTAAATCCTATCAGTAATCCAGTTCACAGTGTGGCCAAAGTATGTGAACTTCCATTGACACTATTTACTGTATGCTTTTACAAGACCAGTGTATCAAGCAAATCTACTTTAATGTTGATTGGTATCCTGAAAACATTCAGTGTTGAAGGGCTTGCTCAccaacacattttcagaaacacGGTAAccagataacaaaagatttacgtggttgtttcatttcacacttgatgggtgggcaggcactcctgagacccaactatttttctaagcaattaaaaaggcgattttccacaatatgtccacttaaaaaaaataaaaaaaagtgtatagttGAGCATTCGTTTCATGGTGGCTGTTGATTAGTGTGCACATATTGCAGAGTCCATATTTACTTTAACTGCACATGGAGGAAAGCTACTTTTCCAATGCACATGCATGTCCAGAAAGTAGGTTCATTAACCCCTCCAGTAAAGTTTCAATGCTGTAAGATGCTCTTTTAAACCTCATCTGCGTACTGAGTGTATGAACACACACATCAAAACATTGAGAAGACACaagttgattttttatttttgtagcctTGGTTTACAATATGAAGGTGGTATTATTGATGATGCCTGTTGTTTCCTTATAGAGGCCATGCTACAACATAAACCGTAACAcacaaattacagtatgtttttatcTCTCTCAGCCCCCTCTCGCGTTCTCTCACGCGCACACACCTACCTACACCTCCTCTTGCCTGTTTCCATGGAGACAGCACGTGAGCAGGATTTTTCCACTAGGATCAGCATATCTgatcacaatatactgtatgttcaaacACACATGGATGTGCACATGGACTCTAATCCCTAATGAAAAATCAAATAGTTGCTCTCCTATCAAGTGTGAATTGTAACAACCAACCATATCTTTGATGTGTCTAttcctgaaaatgtgtctgtgagggAGCTGTCATCCACTTTCGCCCCACTCTTATGTTACAGCGgcgctaatttacataatacccGACTCATACCAAGTTTCTCTGCCTCTGATATGATCTGCTCAGCTGGgcaaagatccagagccactttcaagcgacTGCTCTGTCTGAAACATTTTCACGCAGAGGCACTCTCATGGAGAAACAGCCTCATCCACCGCAGGTGCAACGCCCCTGTTattatgtcaaagccaaaaggtaagaagagctgcattgagttttatCGGGTGCATCGATTAGTGTTTGCTAACAGCGTTAGTTTCTGATAAGCCACTCGATACTCGATTGCTCGGTGAAATTGCCGACCCGATATTTGTGTTTGCTGATGTGTTTGTGCACCACCTACACACAGTGTAGTGGATGAAAtcagtgctgcctccacaagtgaaaatggttgtcATGGGTGCATGCTCTCCCTCCCGCCACACAATGGGCTTTGCTGATTTAAGTGCAACTGTTGAATCTCATAGCTCCACCTCGGTtgttactggaaaaaaaaatccatactcTCCATTGGCCAAGCAGTAAGTGGGGAGgggtatacatactgtattatactgtaattCTTGATTCATGCGGTATTTTAgcaaagcatgtcacagacattggaactgttttaaattgtgaaaagcaTGTCTTCTTTAATGAAAATCTACGGTGTACAATGTGGTGTAAATATGCCagtataaaacaattattttcgtCGGATTTACTGAGTTAGTGATAGCGGCCTGTGTATTGGTAACCAagataaccaaaatattagaaacaccttaTACTGAACTAGTAGGATGCCGTTCAGGTCTACACACTCACCAATACTCCCATTAGTTTAAGTCTAGCGAATGTTGTGGCTTGCCAATAATGCATAAGAGCGGAGTAGAAGTTGAAATATCTAAAACATAAACGATATAAACCACTTTCCAATTATAACAGACCTTGCACAATTTACTACAAGCAAAGTTATCTAACTGTCGTAAAACTAACGCGCCGAGCGGCAGTACGGCAGCGACGTCATTTTACGACCCCCCCATCATGGTTTCTTGTCACATTCGTCGTACACAGCTGTCTTGGAATGATCTGGGGAACGTGGTAGTTTTAAGGCGTCTCGAAACAACATATGCAGTCGTTTTTGCAGCGTGGTGTTTAATTTCCACGGAACGAAAGCCATGTAAGTAGAACAACCCTTTAGCCGCcgtgtacagtacagtgttaCATGTACAGTAATGGTGAGTCTTCGTGCGTGTGAGAcggttttttaatttgtttcaatgtgtaaatatcagacaataatcatcaaatgtattttaaagacACGGTGAAGACACGCTCTAGCCAAAATTTCTATCGTATAATATTAAGGTGAAGTTCTCCAAATTACCTTTACCGGCCTCGGTTTACGACGCAGTAATACGAACGTGTACGTAAATCGAAACTCAGCTTAGTCTGTTACTGGCCTACGCTAACCCAGTAGTAATTTACGATCAATATATTCATGAAAAACATAGTCTGAAactattttcaaaacaaaaaacagtcgtCTCGCCTGACTACATATCCTTACGCTTCACTAACTTACACTTACGCAGTattgaagtcataattacagtaaatattgtatGGCAAACAGActatatatacaaaataatcaaatgaaaaacagtgttACTGGAGGTAACTGTGTGtgccttttcattttcttttgccaCTTTTAGCCCAGatatcaaatggaaaaacaataatGGAAAACAATAACATTGTCGTTTTGATTAAATGACATGCAGTATGATGCCTATCCTAATGTATGTTGTTTGTCTTCACAGATTGTTCCCCCTGAAGCTAAAGTTAAAGTGAGCACAACATGGCATATCGCTTCCTCAAGAATGCAGCGCTTCTTCAGAAGTACAGAACTCCGCTGCTCGTAACAAGCTGCGGTGGCGTCTTTGCAGCCAACATGTTCTACCACGTCTTCCCTGACGCGTCGTACCGACAGCTCTACCAGGCCTGGTACAAAGGAGAGCCGGTCACCCTGTCTGACAAGCTAGAGGACCTTTTCCAGCAGGTACTTGATTCAACCATGGCTTTATTTCctatgctttgttttttgtgctttttagaAACTGCATTTCATCTTTTTCGTTGACCAGCAGAAGGTGCAAATTTAAGGTGTGCTCTGGTTAAGTTAGTGTGCCTGGAGACATTTCCCAATGTTTAAttggtttgaaaatgattttttaatttatccatccatccatccatccatccattttctgagccgcttgtcctcactagggtcacgcgcgtgctggagcctatcccagctatcatcgggcaggagtcggggtacaccctgaactggttgccagccaatcgcagggcacatacaaacaaacaatcattcgcactcacattcacacctacgggcaattttagagttctcaattaacctaccatgcatgtttttgggatgtgggatgaaaccggagtgcccggagaaaacccacgcaggcacggggagaacatgcaaactccacataggcggggccggggattgaaccccggtcctcagaactgtgaggcagacgctctaaccagtcgcccaccgttccatttttttaaatttaattactacattttttttttgtttatctatTGATGCCAGCAtaatgaaatgcttttccactagGTGGCAGAAGATATGATTTAACCTGTCTATGCACTGTTTGTGAAGCATGTTTGGGTTGTGTGCGGTGAgattttccaatgtaaaatgtgCTTTGGCACAATAAAACTTGGAAAACCCTGACAAAAGGCTTTAAAGAACACCTGatgcatttttcctcattagttacagataaaaaaaacaaaaaacgctatTAGCACTGAAAAAAACgattaaaataaatcatattacGTCACTGTAGAGTCCTGTCTTCAACATCTCGTCCATCGCAcaggagaacacgcaaactccacacaggaaggccgaatATGAAcaccggacctcagaactgggagggagatgtgctaacgagtcggccaccgtgctacccccaggtttttgtgatcttaaaaaaagatcaagataaatcatttacgATCTTCGAAATCTCCCAAATGCTCTCACTAGTATTGAGATCAGAGGATTATAGTGTCCAGTGGCCaccaaatgattttttttcttcctttataTTCATAGCAACAATAGCGTCAATGGTATCGTTTGTAGCTTGAGATTGTGCgttgttttgcaaaataattattttactgcAGAAGGTACGGTTGTTCTTTTTGTAGCGTGGCAGGAAATGGTCAGTTACAAACtccacatattttgctgtcaggCACCCTAAATGGGCCTACCCTCTCACTCCCCATGATTCCATGGTGTGTGCTTAAGTAATAGAATCTGCGTGGAATTTTGTGTGTTACTCTTGTCATTCCTAGGTGCTAAAGGACTACAGTGTCGACTCATCCAAGAACTTCTCTGCCTTCGCTTCCTTTGGTTTCCACCCAGTCAGCGCTGGTGTCCCATGGCTCCCTGCAGGGGCTCAAATTGGCATCCCGGCGAACTTTAATAGTACGACTGCTGACCACGGTGGCATCACGAACCGGACTATTTTCATCGATGGTAAAACAGTggagtgggacactgagaggggCACGGCTCTCAAGGAGTCACTGGTGTTCTCCCTCCAAGCACAGAAATTCGCCATAGCGCGGGAAGTGGCCCGTTTGCAGTCGGGCTCACCCATTGTGAGTGCTGCAGTTGCCCCCTTGTGCCTGGCTGGGGTTTGGGTGTACAGCGTGGTCCTGAAGCAGGTGTTCAGCCTCCACGCCGGGCCCGCTTTGCTGCGTGGAGCCGTGAACCTTGTGGCGCTGGGGCTTGGCGCCGTGTCCTACTTCCTCACCTCGGACGCCGTCACCCAGTGGTCCGATTACAGCTCGGACCGACGGGCCGCTCGGGTGTCCCGTGACTATGCCAAGGGCGGGTTAGAGTTTTACGACAAGATTCTGTCTAGAAACAAGACACTGCGCTCGCTCATGGGACAGAAAGGAGAGGAGATGTATGCGCCCAGTGGGAACTTGTTTCCCGCCAACATCCTTCAGCTGAAGCATACACCGTACACCTCGAGGAGAGAGGGCATCCTCATTCTGATGAAAAAGGACAAGATATAAATTTAATACTTCATTGTGTTGGgagcacacattttcacagtaATGTACAGTTCATATACTGAATATTATAAACGgttatggaaagctgtttgtgcatttattcgatatgcatgatatccagcttaagggcCATGGAACTCGTACtttcttaattattattactgtagtAATACAATGACCGCTAGTAAAGCACACTCATTCAACGAGAGTGCTGGACTGTTTTACTGGTAAGAATACACGTCGTAATCTTTCGTAATCATCgtgcattttgtgttttggaaGAATCTGCAGTCGATCCCAGTTCACCAAAGTGGGGGGTAGACATaccaatttttaacatcttaaccaatttttgaaaacctctaaaaaaaataataggacTATGAGGGAGCGTATTTTCAATTACTTAAgtccactgtatgtttttgtgtgtatgacGTACAAAGCAAGGGCGCCATACCTTAATGGAAAAGCGGGCTAATGCAATATATTCTGTTCCCAGTGCAAGTTCTTGATTTCCCCTgtgctcttttttcccccccttcagcATTGTGTGTCcccatgttctttttttttttctcctttttttccccccgctctCAACCCAGGAACACAACCTTAACTGAGAAAAACACACTAAGTATGCACAAATTTGCATGACTGGCTAATTTGTTTTGCGATAATCATCTTAATATCCAGCTCGGTGGGACCTTGGAACTCATCACGCCACACTCCCCGAGGTTATCTGTCTGCTTCTTAGGTTTCCGATgtgttttaattacatttctaGTCGAGTACCCAGAGGATTCAACTATATATAGCAGCttgtaattaataataatgcataacAGATCGGTTTGCTTCACAGTTCATAGGTTCGCCGTCCGACTctgctccggccttcctgtgcggaGTTGGTATAGTCTCGTACTTGtgtctaaattgtccagaggtgTGAAAGATTGTTTGTCTTTAAATGCGCTGTGACTGGCTGAAGACCAGTCATGGCAGTACCCCACTTCACTCGGTTAATTCAAGACTTTGCTGTTCATGAGGTGAGATGCATTGCAGTGATTCCTGAATACAGATGTTTTTCAGTGAAGTGTCTACTGGGGTTTCTAGTTGTCGTTGCTATAGATCAAGATCAGCTGTCTCTCAGGCCCCCCCTACTTGTCATCAGCCAGCAACAACTAGTAAGGAGCTCTATTCAGGGGATTCCCAACACATTGCTGTGGTGTTTTAAAGCAgtgccatttttttgtcattgatattGACCAATGTCAGCCATCTCTTGAGGACCCCTTCAGCAATTTCCTGGGTTGCCTGCCCTGTTGCGGTGCCCCCTATCATATGTTAGTTGTTTTGGGATCTTTCTATCAAGTGTAGAACACTTTGAGTTGACTGGTGAAATGAATAGTCCCAAGGCAACAAGTGCGATATAAAATGGAGATAttgcaacacattttaaaatggttgTGGCAAGTTAGAGGAGGCCAGAGACACTATTTCACTTTCGTATTGTGGCTCAGTCCATCATGTGTGAGTTGCCATGGGATGTTCCTATCAGCAACAGTGGGCTCACTGTCTCCTCTTCATCTCCTTATACTTCATAGTGTGCCATTGAAAGGGACAGTACAAAGGCTTATTGTCTTTGTGTAATGCACTGGCTGCTATTACATTGTGTACCACATGAGGCCACTCCAGCCCACATCAGAACGTGGCCTCTTTTTTTACAAGAACTATGAATTACACTGCTGATGATCGGTctgaaaatatgaatgaaaacactcgtggtcatttgtattcattaaaaaagaattaaatagaataattatttaaaaatcagattgTAAAATGGATACTTCATAGTCACATGTGAAATAGGGACACAGTAGTGTAACGTCCCCCAATGTCATCAACGGCAATACTCCCAACATCCGGGTCTCGTGAGGAGCTCCATACATAAAAGGATAATGCCTTTGATTGACCTGGGTTCGCTCCATAACTAGCAGCGAGCCTCCCGATTTTGTTGCCCCGCCTCCGCGCGCTCCATTTGCGCCATTAcgtcgtcgccgccgccgctgctgttGTGTCGCTCGGAGGAGCAGCTGCAGTGAGACCGAGCGAGGTTGACAAAACCGAGCAAGCCCACGAAGTCAGAAACGCAATATTTTGTGGTTAAATCGAGAAATTGACTTTGAATATCATcggtgtattttatttcattatttttaaaaatattttcactcaCCGTTTCACGTTCTCAGTCTGCAATGACTGATACTACTGGCCGCGTTTAGCCAATGCTTACTGCGGGGGATCTCGTTTTGTGGATTATCATCTGTGGCTGCCGAGGCAGTGGTGGCATGGTCGCGGCCGGAGGAGGCCCCTCTTTGCCGGATGGATGCGCGTGAGGCAGCGGCGGACTGCGACCACTCGTGAAGACCGACCGTCCGTAGTAATGATGCCTGGGTCTCATCGGCAGCCGCGGGCGAACTCCTCTTGAATGTTCGGGCTTCGTCGCCCTACCAACAAAGACCATTTCCTCACACGGCgaacattttattccttgaaaACTGGACGCCCCCGGAGCAGTTTATGACggtaagggggaaaaaaagacactccatcttttatttatttgtttttaccctCTTTACAGCCAGCTGACGTTAGCTAGCTTAGCCGGTTAGCTCGGCGCTGTCACTTTCCTCCAAGTTGCTTCACGCAGCTAAATAATTCTGAATAACATTATGATAACGCTGACACGAATTGCCAAATGTaccgtccatttttttttcacaagtaGTTACTTTTAAATCTATAATAGTATGCTTACAGTCATCCGAAATGTGTAGCTCGTTTGCTAACGCTGCTCTGCCCATTCAATGCATCGCAGTTACTTCTTATGGCCACCGAACACCCCAGAATGATCAATTATACGCAAAGTTGCATCGCATTTAGTGCAGTTTATTAATTAATCTATGCCTCAGCCTTCCGTATGTCGACATAAATGCCCCCCCTCCTCTCCCCTTGGTTAATGGGTCATTCATTGTAACGTTACAAGTGTACAATAAGCCCCTTTAATGACAGCCTGGTTGGCGTTGAATGGAGCCAGTTGTATGCCTTTAAATATGGCGCACAttgatttgaagaaaaagaagcaaCAATTAACGAAAGCTTCGTGCTTGTTTATGCTCGTTCCGAAAACTACAATATGGCGAAGGTAGACCATGAATATTCAAGTATGCATTTCGACTCCcattcatttgaaataatgtcttaTTATGCATATAATTAATAGTACTTTTTTGGCACATAACAGTTGCTAATCAAACAGTGCTGAGTTATTCGTTTATGTCAGTGAAGCCTGCATGCGATTGAGAcgtcctcctttttttttttttttttttttctctcgatgACGTAATCCTCCTCCATCCATGCCACATCTTTTGGGTCGCAGTCGGCCCCTCTGCTTCCTGCTGCAGCTGATATATTCATATCATATCTGCTCCTGccgtttgtgtgcatgcatagcCCTCGTTTTTCATTGCATGTACACATCATTAAATTTTTGGTCAGGATTCATTCGTCATTGGAGGTTTGGTAGATTATTACACACTCCTATCTTGGATGTGTCTTTGAAGTATTCCTTAAAACCAGTCACTGTGTGATTGGGGATCATCATGGATCAGTGAAAGAGTGTATATTTCTCCCCTGCCAGCTGCCACCCCCTGTGCTGCTAAACACTTGATGAAATACTGTGTCCAGTAaacccccgctatattgcggttcagtATTGTGGgcccactatattgcagatttgtttttggtttttttgggtggtattACAGTTTTTACTTTATTGGAGTGTTTTGACAGAGGCATAGGTGAATGTGCCTGATTTGTAAGATAAAACTTCTTTCAGGCGCCGATAAAATGGCATGCAGCCTGACAGTGAACTCCCGCCTTATTGTTATTCACcatttgcaaatttttttctgtagaaCCTTACTAACTGTTTACTGAAAAACTTACCTATTCGtgccatccatttatttttgtgctcttttctTTAATGCCTCCATAAATTGTAAGCAGAGGAGTTATAAGCGTTGGCTAACAGCTGGTAGCCGGCCGACTTGACAGCGAACAAAAGTATGATGGAAGATTCCAGTAGGTCCGACAGGCAGACAAGGGTCCTTGAGAGGTTGATGCCATAGAAAGCAGGGTAGTAAACTTATCAAGGTGATgcagaaaagggtctgaattgCTGTTGGCAGTGGTGGAGTTAAAAGATGATCAGTTGGTAACTGTAAGCTGCTCAAAGTAAGATACAGTCAGTGACCGACTAAAGATAAAGCATCAtttgcaatgtttgtttttgtgaaatgaGAGTATCTATGTATCACTGAGGCAAAAGTGGAGTAAACTAGCTAGAAAGtagtaatttatattttttttaggttgcaAAGTGGCAACACATGCCAGTGTCCTCTCACTCacaatgcataaaaaaaaaaatcaaataatctgcgAGCCATTTATTCTCAAATTTTAAGAAATATGAGTTTGAACTGCCATCAACATGTTTTGGGATTATAGTTTTGGATTCAAACTGTTACTGAAGGCACTT is drawn from Phycodurus eques isolate BA_2022a chromosome 12, UOR_Pequ_1.1, whole genome shotgun sequence and contains these coding sequences:
- the tmem177 gene encoding transmembrane protein 177 yields the protein MAYRFLKNAALLQKYRTPLLVTSCGGVFAANMFYHVFPDASYRQLYQAWYKGEPVTLSDKLEDLFQQVLKDYSVDSSKNFSAFASFGFHPVSAGVPWLPAGAQIGIPANFNSTTADHGGITNRTIFIDGKTVEWDTERGTALKESLVFSLQAQKFAIAREVARLQSGSPIVSAAVAPLCLAGVWVYSVVLKQVFSLHAGPALLRGAVNLVALGLGAVSYFLTSDAVTQWSDYSSDRRAARVSRDYAKGGLEFYDKILSRNKTLRSLMGQKGEEMYAPSGNLFPANILQLKHTPYTSRREGILILMKKDKI